The following coding sequences lie in one Allorhizobium pseudoryzae genomic window:
- a CDS encoding putative bifunctional diguanylate cyclase/phosphodiesterase, which translates to MLRNSSLGNVRGREVAWRNSIFGKVTLFLLLAVATSYVTGAATGWVMIERSQREDWRRQASTNAQIASSVIRSIYTFVSVDLTDSAQIEGIKSETMIGDDQSVLDTGFVALDVLALAAIQTKEKIWLASYHPENGQLLTLTDNNGSSQGSRLELEQDESGGFFHFKTGFAKIGAERHYVAIIPIKTPGGTLLGAIVASAGEASRLLEMQASFYRNSLLYGAISMILTALVVVFTMRRLFHPIPKLIESLKRIAREDTGDVTPFQHRRDEIGRLAAAIETLREGVVEREQLRRAQEAARELEHLALHDPLTGLPNRAFLQKTLSAMLGRIVESGRIVNVMLLDLDRFKPVNDTYGHAIGDQLLIGMAQRITPLMGPEDILTRLGGDEFALIQSVSVNARKEARHLGNRIIEAINQPFEIAGHPIGIGISIGVATAPFHGTTNKDVMAHADIALYTSKGAGRGCLRMYEPGMTMEGSGRSAIEVELLQALAENQFQLLYQPIVRTATEDVAGYEALIRWHHPKKGLVSPDAFIPAAEETNVILDLDRWVVQQACREMALRPDGRSVAVNLSALSLQRPDLPDFLRRTLTETGLSPERLEIEITESHRAQGTEVTSNLNDIRAMGIGIAVDDFGTGFSSMSYLMDLPVTRIKLDRRFVSGVVNDPRCLNVVRSSIALARGLEIEVTAEGIEDRGQLDVIRSLGCRSAQGYLFGKPALLPELDIPRIQAPPLRAAL; encoded by the coding sequence ATGTTGCGCAATAGTTCGCTCGGCAATGTGAGAGGCAGAGAGGTCGCCTGGCGAAACTCGATTTTCGGGAAGGTGACGCTTTTCCTTCTCCTGGCCGTTGCGACATCCTATGTGACCGGCGCCGCGACGGGCTGGGTGATGATCGAACGCAGCCAGCGGGAGGATTGGCGGCGCCAGGCGAGTACCAACGCGCAGATTGCCAGCAGCGTCATTCGCAGCATCTACACCTTCGTGTCCGTCGATCTGACGGACAGCGCCCAGATCGAAGGCATCAAGTCCGAAACGATGATCGGTGACGATCAGTCCGTTTTGGACACCGGTTTCGTTGCGCTCGATGTGCTGGCGCTCGCGGCCATACAGACCAAGGAGAAGATCTGGCTTGCTTCCTATCACCCGGAAAATGGCCAGTTGCTGACGCTGACCGACAATAACGGCAGCTCGCAAGGATCCAGGCTCGAACTGGAACAGGATGAGAGCGGCGGGTTTTTCCACTTCAAGACGGGCTTTGCAAAAATCGGTGCCGAACGGCACTACGTCGCCATCATTCCCATCAAGACGCCCGGCGGGACGCTTCTCGGCGCGATCGTCGCCAGCGCCGGAGAGGCAAGCCGGCTTCTGGAAATGCAGGCGAGCTTCTACCGCAACTCGCTGCTTTATGGCGCCATCAGCATGATCCTGACCGCCCTCGTTGTGGTCTTCACCATGCGGCGGCTGTTTCATCCGATTCCGAAGCTGATCGAATCGCTGAAGAGGATCGCAAGAGAGGATACCGGCGATGTCACACCGTTCCAGCATCGCCGGGATGAAATCGGACGACTGGCGGCGGCCATCGAAACCCTGCGTGAAGGGGTCGTGGAGCGCGAGCAGCTGCGCAGAGCGCAGGAGGCGGCGCGGGAACTGGAGCATCTCGCGCTTCACGACCCCCTGACCGGACTGCCCAACCGAGCCTTCCTGCAGAAGACGCTATCGGCAATGCTGGGCCGGATCGTCGAAAGCGGACGCATCGTCAACGTCATGCTGCTTGATCTCGACCGCTTCAAACCGGTCAACGACACCTACGGCCATGCGATCGGCGACCAGTTGCTGATTGGCATGGCACAGCGCATCACGCCCCTGATGGGCCCGGAAGATATCCTGACCAGGCTCGGTGGCGATGAATTCGCCCTGATCCAGTCCGTCTCCGTCAACGCCCGCAAGGAAGCACGCCACCTCGGCAACCGCATCATCGAGGCGATCAACCAGCCTTTCGAGATCGCAGGTCATCCGATCGGCATCGGCATCAGCATCGGCGTGGCGACCGCACCGTTCCACGGTACGACGAACAAGGACGTCATGGCCCATGCCGATATCGCCCTTTATACGTCCAAGGGTGCCGGTCGCGGATGCCTGCGGATGTACGAACCCGGCATGACCATGGAGGGGAGCGGCCGCAGCGCAATCGAGGTCGAACTGCTCCAGGCGCTCGCCGAGAACCAGTTCCAGCTGCTCTATCAGCCGATCGTCCGGACCGCGACGGAAGACGTCGCGGGTTACGAAGCCCTCATTCGCTGGCATCACCCGAAGAAGGGACTGGTAAGCCCGGATGCCTTCATTCCGGCCGCGGAAGAGACAAACGTCATCCTCGATCTTGATCGCTGGGTTGTCCAGCAGGCATGCCGCGAGATGGCGCTGCGCCCGGATGGTCGAAGCGTGGCGGTTAACCTGTCAGCACTCAGCCTGCAGCGGCCGGATCTGCCGGATTTCCTGCGCCGGACACTGACGGAAACCGGACTGTCCCCGGAACGGCTGGAAATCGAAATCACCGAAAGCCACCGCGCCCAGGGCACGGAGGTTACGTCGAACCTGAACGACATCCGCGCCATGGGCATCGGCATCGCCGTCGATGACTTCGGAACCGGCTTCAGTTCGATGTCCTACCTGATGGATCTGCCGGTCACCCGCATCAAGCTCGATCGCCGTTTTGTCTCCGGCGTGGTGAATGACCCGCGCTGCCTCAACGTCGTGCGCTCCTCGATCGCGCTGGCACGCGGGCTGGAGATCGAGGTGACGGCCGAAGGCATCGAGGACAGGGGGCAACTGGACGTCATCCGCTCACTCGGCTGCCGATCGGCGCAAGGCTACCTCTTCGGAAAACCCGCTCTTCTACCAGAACTGGACATACCACGGATCCAGGCGCCTCCGCTGCGCGCCGCTTTATGA
- a CDS encoding amino acid ABC transporter substrate-binding protein, which produces MIRTASARMTPARRCRGVMAALLSVVAMIVAAPFSAGKATATDAAPDTLEKIRETGVIRIGHRQSEPPFSYIVNEEPTGYSLELCSRIVDLMAERLNLPKIKIEYLVVSSATRFVMMRSGKIDMECAATTNNAERRKLVAFSFPHFVTATRFVSLKEAKIQKIADLAGRSVAATTGTVNLDQLNAINRERGLNISILLNKENAGAFSMVTSGKASAFVMDDILLAGQIAAATNPEAYVLSQETFSRPEPYGILLPLGDTAFKEAVNESIRTIYASGEIYRMYEKWFEQPIPPKGQNMKLPMSPELRAVFDTPEEYKE; this is translated from the coding sequence ATGATTAGGACTGCCTCTGCCCGAATGACACCTGCCCGCCGCTGCCGGGGTGTAATGGCCGCATTGCTTTCAGTGGTGGCGATGATTGTCGCAGCGCCTTTTTCTGCCGGTAAAGCGACCGCAACCGATGCCGCGCCGGACACGCTGGAGAAGATCCGCGAGACCGGTGTCATCCGGATCGGACACCGGCAGTCCGAGCCGCCCTTCTCCTACATCGTCAACGAAGAGCCGACCGGGTATTCGCTGGAGCTCTGCAGCCGCATCGTCGATCTGATGGCCGAACGGCTGAACCTGCCGAAGATCAAGATCGAATATCTTGTGGTCTCCTCGGCGACCCGCTTCGTGATGATGCGCTCCGGCAAGATCGACATGGAATGCGCGGCCACCACCAACAATGCCGAACGCCGGAAATTGGTCGCTTTCAGCTTTCCGCACTTCGTCACGGCGACACGCTTCGTGTCGCTGAAGGAGGCCAAGATCCAGAAGATCGCGGATCTTGCCGGACGAAGCGTTGCCGCCACGACCGGCACGGTCAATCTCGATCAATTGAACGCGATCAACCGGGAGAGAGGGTTGAACATCTCGATCCTTTTGAACAAGGAGAATGCCGGGGCCTTTTCCATGGTGACGAGCGGCAAGGCGTCCGCCTTCGTGATGGACGACATTCTGCTGGCCGGCCAGATTGCCGCGGCAACCAATCCGGAAGCCTATGTGCTGTCCCAGGAAACCTTCAGTCGCCCGGAACCCTACGGCATCCTGCTGCCGCTCGGCGATACGGCGTTCAAAGAGGCCGTCAACGAGAGCATCCGCACGATCTATGCGAGCGGCGAGATCTACCGCATGTACGAGAAATGGTTCGAACAGCCGATCCCGCCGAAAGGCCAGAACATGAAGCTGCCGATGTCGCCGGAGCTTCGCGCGGTCTTCGACACACCCGAAGAATATAAGGAGTGA
- a CDS encoding amino acid ABC transporter substrate-binding protein, with product MKILFRTIMILLALLPGLAMASADAPAESAVPSTIERLRQTQVLRVGYGSAEPFSFTTSSGDIVGYSIDLCKAMAVEIRQMLKLPALDIQYVFRTPANRLQLLNDGSIDIECNASTNTPERRKAAAFSPPHFFTQTRFVSLAKNNIRTLEDLRGKSVSVVLGTVNIGEILQASRERKLGLVSVPVQEVREAFDLVSTGKASAFAMDDILLYNLIARSGRPEDYRVGDDPLSEPAAYGFMTRVNDTEFAGLVADALKQVYGSPQMREIYDKWFMRPIGDGHYTLNMPMSARLKGSLGLKD from the coding sequence ATGAAGATCCTCTTCAGAACCATCATGATCCTCCTGGCACTGCTCCCGGGCCTTGCCATGGCCTCGGCTGATGCCCCCGCCGAGAGCGCGGTGCCCTCCACCATCGAGCGGCTGCGCCAGACCCAGGTCCTGCGGGTCGGTTACGGATCGGCAGAGCCCTTCTCCTTCACGACCAGCTCAGGCGATATCGTTGGCTATTCGATCGACCTGTGCAAGGCGATGGCGGTCGAGATTCGCCAGATGCTCAAGCTGCCGGCCCTCGACATCCAGTATGTCTTCCGCACCCCGGCAAACCGCCTGCAACTGCTCAACGATGGATCGATCGACATCGAGTGCAATGCCAGCACCAACACGCCCGAACGGCGCAAGGCCGCCGCCTTTTCGCCCCCGCATTTTTTCACCCAGACACGCTTCGTCTCGCTGGCCAAGAACAACATCCGCACACTTGAGGATTTGCGCGGCAAGAGCGTCAGCGTGGTGCTGGGCACCGTGAACATAGGCGAGATCCTGCAGGCCTCGCGCGAACGCAAACTCGGTCTGGTCTCCGTGCCGGTCCAGGAAGTTCGCGAAGCCTTCGATCTTGTCTCGACGGGAAAAGCCTCCGCCTTCGCGATGGACGACATCCTTCTCTACAATCTGATCGCCCGTTCGGGACGCCCGGAAGATTACCGGGTCGGCGACGATCCCCTGTCGGAGCCGGCAGCCTATGGCTTCATGACCCGAGTGAACGATACCGAATTCGCCGGTCTTGTTGCCGATGCCCTGAAGCAGGTCTATGGCAGCCCGCAAATGCGGGAGATCTACGACAAGTGGTTCATGCGCCCGATCGGCGACGGCCACTACACGCTGAACATGCCGATGAGCGCGAGGCTGAAGGGCTCGCTCGGATTGAAGGATTAG
- a CDS encoding response regulator: MATADAQIIQPISVLIVEDDAPTRQRIVGALSDNPDFDVQQAASFSEACACLAQGCPDVLLTDIQLPDGSGMDLIRRMRQKSDKTEIMVISILGDETSVISAILLGANGYILKDAFPADIADTVRDLLKGHSPISASIARFIVRRTQARDSGAPRSDLNTAKLTAREIDILWGIAKGFSYADIADHLGISRQTVPGYIKNIYRKLEVNTRGEAVYEALQQGLIRL, encoded by the coding sequence TTGGCAACGGCAGACGCACAGATCATCCAGCCCATCTCGGTCCTGATCGTCGAGGATGACGCCCCGACGCGCCAGCGCATCGTCGGCGCGCTCTCCGACAACCCGGATTTCGACGTCCAGCAAGCGGCGAGCTTCAGCGAAGCCTGTGCCTGCCTGGCTCAGGGCTGTCCCGACGTTCTGCTGACCGACATCCAGCTGCCGGACGGCAGCGGCATGGACCTGATCCGCCGCATGCGCCAGAAGTCCGACAAGACGGAGATCATGGTCATCTCGATCCTCGGTGACGAGACGAGCGTCATCTCCGCCATCCTGCTCGGCGCGAACGGCTATATCCTCAAGGATGCCTTCCCGGCCGACATTGCCGACACGGTACGCGATCTGCTGAAAGGGCATTCGCCGATCTCGGCCTCGATCGCCCGCTTCATCGTGCGGCGCACGCAGGCCCGCGACAGCGGTGCGCCACGCTCGGACCTCAACACCGCCAAGCTGACCGCGCGCGAGATCGACATCCTCTGGGGGATAGCCAAGGGTTTCAGCTATGCCGACATTGCCGATCACCTGGGCATTTCGCGCCAGACGGTGCCGGGCTACATCAAGAACATCTACCGCAAGCTGGAGGTGAACACCCGGGGCGAAGCCGTCTACGAGGCGTTGCAGCAGGGGCTGATCCGTCTGTGA
- a CDS encoding sensor histidine kinase has product MALAAGFVLLQLAVIALCIEIRQIPLPRPPNSNRIEQMWREEKSGDWQPVTLPDHRPTAGLTPTVTTYRGAFEWSPGEGETPWAVFVPRFTTTIEIAINGSTIEDTVRDPSNRRPDRNTPVLAPIAESLLTPGTNEVTVRLKVWGPLEGYLDSLYIGPDASMRPAYDLRRTLFGTLPLILAAWQVTFATLLGIIWLNRRHETIYGYLALATVLGVVQHFAGLPHSAVVAGMLGATGPLEAALMLHYVLLLTGRRIRRWHALAFAPGLIILSSAFLMSPDQLRAIFLLFGPPSMGVLIACVWVVLLAAVWQARRHAIYLATIFTAVLSCWMLDILTLNNMMDGERIFIGRPSYSLVLIALGIWLIWRFVQALKEADGFAAALVQKVAEAEDKLRANFAREEERARSEALLAERTRLMRDLHDGLGGQLVSIVALSEQPQPSGQAIGEAARSALKDLRLVIDAMEEMDGDLMLALASWRERIDTQLRAHRMQLNWSIRGPSGLPIFQSLKSWHVIQLIRLMDEVITNAVKHSGGRQVTVTIESVEDGLGRPTGRITIEDDGHGYEAPAVDGPIRSGTGRGLLNIRRRAALCDIRLVTETGTTGTRIALTLPAEFPSQAGDGNTGKI; this is encoded by the coding sequence GTGGCACTGGCGGCGGGCTTCGTGCTGCTGCAACTGGCCGTCATCGCCCTCTGCATCGAGATCCGCCAGATCCCCTTACCGCGCCCGCCGAACAGCAACCGCATCGAACAGATGTGGCGTGAAGAAAAGAGCGGCGACTGGCAACCGGTGACGCTGCCCGATCATCGACCGACCGCGGGCCTCACGCCGACAGTCACCACCTATCGCGGTGCCTTCGAGTGGTCGCCCGGCGAAGGGGAAACACCCTGGGCGGTCTTCGTGCCGCGCTTCACCACCACCATCGAGATCGCCATCAACGGCAGCACCATCGAAGACACCGTGCGCGATCCTTCCAACCGCAGACCGGACCGCAACACGCCGGTGCTGGCGCCGATTGCCGAAAGCCTGCTGACGCCCGGCACCAACGAGGTCACCGTGCGGCTCAAGGTCTGGGGGCCGCTGGAGGGCTATCTCGACAGCCTCTACATCGGGCCCGATGCCAGCATGCGGCCCGCCTACGATCTGCGGCGAACCCTGTTTGGTACCCTGCCGCTGATCCTGGCGGCCTGGCAGGTGACATTCGCGACCCTGCTCGGCATCATCTGGCTGAACCGCCGGCATGAAACCATTTACGGCTATCTGGCCCTGGCAACCGTACTGGGGGTCGTGCAGCATTTCGCGGGCCTGCCCCACTCGGCCGTGGTCGCGGGAATGCTGGGCGCCACGGGGCCTCTCGAAGCAGCGCTGATGCTGCATTACGTGCTGCTTCTGACGGGCCGGCGGATCCGGCGCTGGCATGCCCTTGCCTTCGCTCCCGGGCTCATCATCCTATCGTCAGCCTTTCTGATGTCGCCGGATCAGTTGAGAGCCATCTTTCTTCTTTTTGGTCCCCCTTCGATGGGCGTTCTCATTGCCTGTGTCTGGGTCGTGCTTCTTGCCGCGGTGTGGCAGGCAAGGCGACACGCCATCTATCTCGCGACCATCTTCACTGCTGTGCTGAGCTGCTGGATGCTCGACATCCTGACGCTCAACAACATGATGGACGGCGAACGGATCTTCATCGGCCGCCCGTCCTATTCGCTGGTGCTGATTGCGCTCGGGATCTGGCTGATCTGGCGCTTCGTGCAGGCATTGAAGGAGGCAGACGGATTTGCGGCCGCACTGGTGCAGAAGGTGGCCGAGGCCGAGGACAAGCTGCGCGCCAATTTTGCCCGTGAAGAGGAGCGAGCCCGTTCCGAAGCGCTGCTTGCGGAGCGTACCCGCCTGATGCGGGACCTGCATGACGGATTGGGCGGCCAGCTCGTCAGCATCGTCGCGCTGTCGGAACAGCCGCAGCCATCGGGACAGGCGATCGGAGAAGCGGCACGCTCGGCCCTGAAGGACCTGCGGCTCGTCATCGACGCCATGGAGGAAATGGACGGCGACCTGATGCTGGCGCTCGCCTCCTGGCGCGAGCGTATCGACACGCAGTTGCGGGCACACCGGATGCAGCTGAACTGGAGCATTCGCGGCCCCTCGGGTCTGCCGATTTTCCAGAGCCTCAAATCCTGGCACGTGATCCAGCTCATCCGTCTGATGGATGAAGTCATCACCAACGCCGTCAAGCATTCCGGCGGCAGACAGGTCACCGTGACGATCGAGAGTGTCGAGGACGGCTTGGGACGACCGACAGGGCGCATCACGATCGAAGACGACGGCCATGGGTATGAAGCCCCGGCAGTCGATGGTCCCATCCGGTCCGGCACCGGACGTGGGCTTCTCAACATCCGGCGTCGCGCGGCGCTCTGCGATATCCGCCTCGTCACCGAAACGGGAACGACGGGCACCCGGATCGCGCTGACACTACCGGCAGAGTTTCCCTCACAGGCCGGCGACGGCAATACGGGCAAGATCTGA
- a CDS encoding mechanosensitive ion channel family protein, translated as MSAPSVQADAALQAPGVAAIDGPDLIEQAGRVIDQFEMRFFESLLSAPRLASDLANAADHLPQVNDAVLATIAAGFFLIALYGAISAVTRPRRLAAAKARIPVIAMLRLTAWSLLPFLATAVAARFLLVHGLDDMAEQSGFVRDSLLAVVVWLASLTFLALVLRPGIAHLRLVALNEQGARRAFRWGALLLAFAQLQAAALDAAERAGLPRPSLALLAALGAVALLILVLRLLAQLRLSGLKPLLHLCLVWLAILGVVLWIWGWVMQNMALFQGMKGLVIGILIALAFDRSIALSISLSRRPAVMRLLFVTRVLVDALAIAVILRVIAGYWLVGSLSLIDPGDWPDYSRRLNFALVLLVCASGLAALIHALIEARIMPQEALGSLDDQELQQARVSTVLPIIRFSLLALIGGVFSLVALSALGIDTTPVMAGAGILGLAVSLGSQALVKDVISGVFWMLDDAFRLGEDVEIDGKPGRIERIQIRSLRLRGADGRLHTIPYGQIDIVASRSRSLITARITIRLTDSPSTAQQDRLLRLVGSTLRSEPAIQAAIVGKITLSDVVTGAHAHELGLTFNLLRVSAAGVLPLIPPLLHEVLQTTDLALAQDAVEVSLVETPLGGEPTMQIAASTP; from the coding sequence ATGAGTGCTCCATCAGTGCAGGCGGATGCCGCGCTACAGGCTCCGGGCGTGGCAGCCATCGATGGCCCGGACCTGATCGAACAGGCCGGGCGGGTCATCGACCAGTTCGAGATGCGGTTCTTCGAAAGCCTGTTGTCGGCACCCCGTCTTGCGTCCGATCTTGCCAATGCGGCAGATCATCTTCCGCAGGTGAATGACGCGGTTCTGGCAACGATCGCGGCAGGATTTTTCCTGATCGCTCTCTACGGCGCGATCTCGGCTGTCACCCGCCCCCGGCGGCTTGCGGCCGCAAAGGCCCGCATTCCGGTCATTGCCATGCTGCGGTTGACGGCCTGGAGCCTGCTGCCGTTTCTGGCAACGGCCGTAGCGGCTCGGTTTCTTCTCGTTCATGGGCTGGACGACATGGCAGAGCAATCCGGCTTCGTGCGCGACAGCTTGCTTGCCGTCGTCGTCTGGCTGGCCTCCCTCACGTTCCTCGCTCTGGTGCTGCGCCCCGGCATTGCTCACCTCCGGCTCGTCGCGCTGAACGAGCAAGGCGCCAGACGCGCCTTTCGCTGGGGCGCCCTGCTGCTGGCCTTCGCCCAGCTGCAGGCGGCCGCGCTCGATGCCGCTGAACGGGCCGGCCTACCAAGGCCGTCGCTTGCCCTCCTTGCAGCGCTGGGGGCGGTAGCGCTCCTCATTCTCGTCTTGCGCCTTCTCGCGCAGCTGCGCCTCAGTGGCTTGAAGCCGCTCCTGCATCTCTGTCTCGTCTGGCTCGCCATCCTCGGCGTCGTCCTGTGGATCTGGGGCTGGGTGATGCAGAACATGGCGCTGTTTCAAGGCATGAAGGGATTGGTCATCGGCATCCTGATCGCGCTGGCCTTCGACCGGTCGATTGCGCTTAGCATCAGCCTCTCGCGGCGACCCGCCGTCATGCGGCTGCTGTTCGTCACCCGCGTCCTCGTCGATGCGCTCGCCATCGCCGTCATCCTGCGGGTGATTGCCGGCTACTGGCTGGTCGGCAGCCTCTCGCTGATCGATCCGGGCGACTGGCCCGACTATTCCAGGCGCCTCAACTTCGCCCTCGTGCTTCTGGTCTGCGCCTCGGGCCTCGCCGCCCTCATCCATGCGCTGATCGAAGCGCGCATCATGCCGCAGGAGGCGCTCGGCTCGCTGGACGACCAGGAACTGCAGCAGGCGCGCGTCTCCACCGTTCTGCCGATCATCCGCTTTTCGCTGCTTGCATTGATCGGCGGCGTGTTTTCGCTCGTCGCCCTGTCCGCACTCGGCATCGACACGACACCCGTCATGGCCGGCGCCGGCATCCTCGGCCTTGCCGTCAGCCTCGGCTCGCAGGCTTTGGTGAAGGACGTCATCTCCGGCGTCTTCTGGATGCTGGACGATGCGTTTCGCCTCGGCGAGGATGTCGAAATCGATGGCAAGCCGGGACGCATCGAGCGCATCCAGATCCGCAGCCTGAGGCTTCGCGGTGCCGATGGCCGGCTGCACACCATCCCCTACGGCCAGATCGACATCGTCGCCAGTCGCAGCCGCAGCCTGATAACGGCAAGGATCACCATCCGTCTGACGGACAGCCCGAGCACGGCGCAGCAGGACCGGCTGCTGCGTCTGGTGGGATCGACGCTGCGCAGCGAACCGGCCATCCAGGCGGCGATCGTCGGCAAGATCACGCTCTCCGATGTGGTGACGGGCGCTCACGCCCACGAGCTCGGCCTCACCTTCAACCTGCTGCGGGTCTCCGCAGCAGGCGTGTTGCCGCTGATCCCGCCCCTGCTGCACGAGGTCCTGCAGACGACCGATCTCGCACTCGCGCAGGACGCGGTGGAGGTTTCTCTGGTGGAAACGCCACTTGGCGGCGAGCCGACCATGCAGATCGCAGCGTCTACGCCATGA
- a CDS encoding alpha/beta hydrolase, whose translation MPIVTALSCKAKRGLGRGLIAAMLALTGCASADKGLLQPIEASATENRQLFMLAVTTRKPDPAERGFLFGHERDSAVHFVRLTMSMPKGREAGTLPVSARNPDPEKDITLSKATPLSYAEFKAETAAPIGATGTSKTHAMIFTHGFNTRFDQAAVRYAQIIEDTGFDGRPILFSWPSEGIPTGYGYDKDSANYSRDALQQLLDGLAKEKNLDRVDIFAHSMGTWLTMETLRQMALSKDKAALDRIGTVILAAPDIDFDVFRTQISQLGPLVGRIKVYVSADDRALQLSRRLFGGKIRAGETTDLAQFRALGIEAYDISAVKGGFGKNHGKAFGDGQTIASIGRTLSSRPGPITSSLEHLVVAVPRLDDALLIATDQSKL comes from the coding sequence ATGCCGATCGTGACGGCCCTTTCCTGCAAAGCCAAGCGCGGCCTTGGTCGCGGCCTCATCGCCGCCATGCTGGCGCTCACCGGCTGCGCCTCCGCCGACAAGGGCCTGCTGCAGCCGATCGAGGCGTCCGCAACTGAAAACCGCCAGCTGTTCATGCTCGCGGTCACCACACGCAAGCCGGACCCGGCCGAGAGAGGCTTCCTGTTCGGCCACGAGCGGGACAGCGCCGTGCATTTCGTGCGCCTTACCATGTCGATGCCGAAGGGCCGCGAAGCCGGCACGCTTCCGGTATCCGCGCGCAACCCGGACCCTGAGAAAGATATCACGCTATCGAAAGCCACTCCGCTCAGCTACGCCGAGTTCAAGGCAGAGACGGCAGCGCCGATCGGCGCGACCGGCACGTCGAAGACGCACGCCATGATCTTCACCCACGGCTTCAACACGCGCTTCGACCAGGCTGCCGTCCGCTACGCACAGATCATCGAGGATACCGGCTTTGACGGCCGTCCGATCCTGTTCAGCTGGCCCTCAGAGGGTATTCCGACCGGCTATGGCTACGACAAGGACTCCGCCAATTACAGTCGCGACGCCCTGCAGCAGCTGCTCGATGGACTGGCGAAAGAAAAGAACCTCGACCGCGTCGATATCTTCGCCCATTCAATGGGCACCTGGCTGACGATGGAGACCCTGCGCCAGATGGCACTCTCGAAGGACAAGGCGGCGTTGGACCGGATCGGCACGGTGATCCTGGCGGCGCCCGACATCGATTTCGATGTGTTCCGCACCCAAATCAGCCAGCTCGGTCCGCTGGTCGGCCGTATCAAAGTTTACGTCTCTGCCGATGACCGCGCGCTGCAGCTGTCGCGCCGCCTGTTCGGCGGCAAGATCCGCGCCGGCGAGACGACCGATCTTGCCCAGTTCCGCGCGCTCGGCATCGAGGCCTACGACATTTCGGCGGTGAAAGGCGGGTTCGGCAAGAACCATGGAAAGGCCTTTGGCGATGGGCAGACCATCGCGAGCATCGGGCGAACCCTCTCCAGCCGTCCGGGGCCGATCACGTCCAGCCTCGAGCATCTCGTCGTCGCCGTGCCGAGACTGGATGACGCCCTGCTGATTGCCACCGACCAGAGCAAACTTTGA
- a CDS encoding EF-hand domain-containing protein — MKTRHLIAAALSLTLLAPLAAEAQQEAFMAADKNGDTKLDANEFKTFIDGLAAAGNPMAGKIKGAGRYGLAFGRIDKDKNGLLTPAELSALK; from the coding sequence ATGAAAACCCGTCATCTGATCGCCGCAGCCCTGTCTCTCACCCTTCTCGCGCCGCTCGCCGCCGAAGCGCAGCAGGAAGCCTTCATGGCCGCCGACAAGAACGGCGATACGAAACTCGACGCGAATGAATTCAAGACCTTCATCGACGGCCTTGCCGCCGCCGGCAATCCGATGGCCGGCAAGATCAAGGGGGCCGGACGCTATGGCCTCGCCTTTGGCCGCATCGACAAGGACAAGAACGGTCTTCTGACACCGGCGGAACTCTCCGCCCTGAAGTAA